From a single Hypanus sabinus isolate sHypSab1 chromosome 7, sHypSab1.hap1, whole genome shotgun sequence genomic region:
- the LOC132396319 gene encoding plectin-like encodes MSAQSSIKSTPPSDKGSKPTSSKPTQALSGVPSAAMSARSGIKSMAPSNKGSRTTSSKSTQARAKAEAAKVRLHYAKQEAVLKMKLATKEAERAARQREEAAREREEAARQREEAAREAETQLEMTKISTELHVLQLEGEGEAARVEAEYIEEAEGSRDLTETSSALERTRLERTSDYVQYQADRQACLPSPYLFDNFPSYEEPQRVTIASHPYEEGNLPSRLRDEVKNERTDNAPSPPQQDGGEGEVHSRTTIVSSNCTEVCGQTQSSRSCSEICLTEVYPKEAQQDITKRKVTDETLGQSVFVQTEDGNKLAQSAQDTISLKPKDTKVFRDEANNGVAPLPIREPRQRSPDNKEQAVKRFTSLRKTWKRKPEIQQRTRLAHEVLCTLMAEVTAIINAQSFLPVSSDPENPFILSPSTLLTQKAGAPPPPGDFSDKDLYTKQWRQVQALANQFWPR; translated from the coding sequence atgtcagctcaatccagcatcaagtcgacgccgcccagcgacaagggcagtaaaccgacatcaagtaagcccacccaggcgttatcaggtgttccaagtgctgcaatgtcagctcgatccgggatcaagtcgatggcgcccagcaacaagggcagtagaacgacatcaagtaagtccacacaggcaagagccaaggcagaagccgccaaggtgcgactgcattacgccaaacaagaggcagttttgaaaatgaaactggccaccaaagaagccgaaagggccgccagacaaagagaagaggctgccagagaaagagaagaggctgccagacaaagagaagaggccgccagagaagccgaaacccagttggaaatgacaaaaatatcgacagagttgcatgtgctgcagctagaaggagaaggagaagctgccagggtggaagcagagtacatagaagaagctgaagggtcgcgtgatctgaccgaaacaagttctgctttggaaaggaccagactggaacgcacgagcgactatgtacaatatcaagcagacaggcaggcttgtctcccctctccatacctattcgataacttccccagctacgaggaacctcagagagtcacgattgcatcacatccatacgaggaaggaaatttaccctcacggctccgtgatgaagtcaagaatgaaagaaccgacaacgctccttcacccccacaacaggacggcggggagggagaggttcactccaggacaacaattgtcagctcgaactgtacagaagtttgcggtcaaactcagtcaagccgttcttgttccgagatctgcctcactgaggtgtaccctaaagaagcacaacaagacattaccaagcgtaaagtaaccgacgagacgctaggtcagtcagttttcgttcaaaccgaggacggaaacaaacttgcacaatcagctcaagataccatttctttaaaacccaaagacaccaaggtcttcagagatgaagcaaataatggggttgccccattgccaatcagagaaccacgccagcgctcaccagataacaaagagcaggcagtcaaacggttcacatccttacggaaaacctggaaaaggaaacctgagatacagcaacgcacccgattggcccacgaggtactgtgcaccctaatggcagaggtcacagccattataaacgcacaatcattcctacctgtgtcttctgacccagaaaacccctttatactttcgccatcaacgctccttacgcagaaggcaggagcacctcctccaccaggagacttctcagacaaggatttgtacacaaagcaatggagacaagtccaggctctggcaaatcagttctggcctcgctag